The following proteins are encoded in a genomic region of Periophthalmus magnuspinnatus isolate fPerMag1 chromosome 23, fPerMag1.2.pri, whole genome shotgun sequence:
- the atp8b1 gene encoding phospholipid-transporting ATPase IC, with product MSRPRADSEGSRRDNDEVMPYSDDETDDELEPGSEEALQEPPGAEHQAVEARPSEMGWKVKANDRPYHQLPEFQKKVFLCVKKSRYSGNAIKTYKYNVLTFIPLNLYEQFKRAANLYFLALLILQIIPSISTLPWYTTLIPLVVVLGITAIKDLVDDLARHRMDKEINNRKTEVLLDGRFQPSKWRNVQVGDVVRLKKNDFIPADILLLSTSNPNSLCYVETAELDGETNLKFKMGLRVTDERLQEEQQLADFDALIECEEPNNRLDKFTGTMLWQRERYPLDLDNMLLRGCKVRNTDICHGLVIFAGADTKIMRNGGKTRFKRTKIDELMNYMVYTIFALLVLVAAGLAIGHTFWYEQIGSKAWYLYDGKDYSASHRGFLSFWGYIIVLNTMVPISLYVSVEVIRLGQSKFINWDLQMYFAEKDTPAKARTTTLNEQLGQIEYIFSDKTGTLTQNVMQFKKCTIAGRSYGDPTTAEGVSLDRGRPVDWTWNRYADKKFPFMDHSLVATVRSGKDKDAMEFFKLLSLCHTVMVDEEMVYQAASPDEGALVTAARNFGYVFMSRTQDSITIREGEQESTYEMLALLDFNSDRKRMSIILRFPDGRIRLYCKGADTVIYERLSPDSRHKDTTQTALDTFANETLRTLCLCYKDISAEEYESWSRRHKEAQVVLADREGALDRVYEEIEKGLMLIGATAIEDKLQDGVPETIAKLAKADIKIWVLTGDKKETAENIGYSCSLLTDDMQIHYGEDVNEKLRMRQSTRRSEPPSRRPGKRKPAEPFFTDPGKNALIITGGWLNEILYEKKKKRRRLRLRRLGRQPPPSSPQDGQPMNDWEKEQRQVDFVDMACECEAVICCRVTPKQKANVVSLVKKYKKAVTLSIGDGANDVNMIKTADIGVGISGQEGMQAVMSSDYAFAQFRYLERLLLVHGRWSYIRMCKFLRFFFFKNFAFTLVHFWYSFFSGYSSQVAYEDWFITLYNLCYSSLPVLLVGLLDQDVNDKLSLRFPKLYLPGQQGSLFNYKNFFISLFHGIFVSLLIFFIPYGAFLQTMGQDGEAPSDYQSFAVVTASSLIFIVNLQISLDTSYWTFVNCFAVLGSIAIYFGIMFDIHSAGIHVIFPAFFTFTGAASNALRQPYLWLTIVLTVGMSLLPVICIQFLYKTIWPSVGDKVQRNRKKYEQELEREEREKAPAFQRGRRSRRSAYAFSHSRGYADLISSGRSIRRKPTGRGTTLQHSIREIPHAENI from the exons ATGAGTCGTCCTCGCGCCGACTCTGAGGGCTCCCGGAGAGACAATGATGAGGTCATGCCCTACAGCGATGATGAGACGGACGATGAGCTGGAGCCCGGTTCAGAAGAAGCTCTACAGGAGCCACCAGGAGCAGAGCACCAGGCTGTGGAGGCCAGGCCCAGTG AGATGGGCTGGAAAGTGAAGGCCAACGACAGACCGTACCATCAGCTCCCTGAGTTCCAGAAGAAAGTCTTCCTCTGCGTCAAGAAGAGCCGATACTCT GGGAATGCCATTAAGACGTACAAGTACAATGTGCTGACCTTCATCCCTCTGAACCTGTACGAGCAATTCAAGAGAGCGGCTAACCTGTACTTCTTAGCTCTGCTCATTCTGCAG atcaTCCCATCCATCTCCACACTGCCCTGGTACACGACTCTCATCCCCCTGGTGGTTGTGCTGGGAATCACCGCCATCAAAGACCTGGTGGATGACCTG GCACGGCACAGGATGGACAAAGAGATAAACAACAGGAAGACAGAGGTTCTGCTGGACGGCAG GTTTCAGCCATCCAAGTGGAGGAATGTCCAAGTGGGCGATGTGGTTCGACTCAAGAAAAATGACTTCATTCCA GCTGACATCCTGTTGCTGTCAACGTCCAACCCCAACAGTCTGTGTTATGTGGAAACCGCTGAACTGGACGG GGAGACCAACCTGAAGTTTAAGATGGGCCTAAGAGTGACAGACGAGCGActgcaggaggagcagcagctggcTGACTTTGATG CACTGATCGAGTGTGAGGAGCCCAATAATCGTCTAGATAAGTTTACAGGGACCATGCTGTGGCAGCGAGAGCGCTACCCTCTGGACCTGGACAACATGCTCCTGAGAGGCTGTAAGGTTCGCAACACTGACATCTGCCATGGACTGGTCATCTTTGCAG GAGCTGACACCAAAATAATGAGGAATGGAGGGAAGACCAGGTTCAAGCGCACCAAGATCGACGAGCTGATGAACTACATGGTGTATACG atctTTGCTCTGCTTGTCCTGGTGGCTGCTGGATTGGCCATCGGTCACACCTTCTGGTACGAGCAGATCGGCAGCAAAGCCTGGTACCTGTATGACGGCAAGGACTACAGCGCATCCCACCGGGGCTTCCTCAGCTTCTGGGGTTACATCATTGTGCTCAACACCATGGTGCCCATCTCCCTCTACGTCAG TGTGGAGGTGATTCGGTTGGGCCAAAGTAAATTCATCAACTGGGATTTACAAATGTACTTTGCTGAGAAAGACACCCCTGCCAAG GCTCGAACCACAACTCTGAATGAACAGCTGGGCCAGATCGAGTACATCTTCTCAGACAAAACAGGCACTCTAACCCAAAACGTCATGCAGTTTAAGAAGTGCACCATTGCAGGGCGTAGTTATG GTGACCCAACCACTGCTGAAGGAGTATCACTGGATAGAGGGAGG cCAGTGGACTGGACTTGGAATCGTTACGCAGACAAAAAGTTTCCGTTCATGGACCATTCACTTGTGGCTACTGTGCGATCTGGAAAAGACAAGGATGCCATGGAATTCTTTAAGCTACTGTCCCTGTGCCACACAGTCATGGTGGATG AAGAAATGGTGTACCAGGCTGCGTCTCCAGATGAGGGTGCTCTGGTAACCGCTGCCCGAAACTTTGGTTATGTGTTCATGTCCAGAACCCAGGACTCAATCACCATCCGAGAGGGCGAGCAAGAGAGCACCTATGAGATGTTAGCCCTGCTCGACTTCAACTCGGACCGCAAACGCATGTCCATCATCT TGCGTTTCCCCGATGGCCGTATCCGCCTGTACTGTAAAGGAGCTGACACTGTCATCTACGAGCGCCTGTCTCCAGACTCCAGGCACAAGGACACCACCCAGACTGCACTGGAT ACCTTTGCTAACGAAACGCTGCGCACACTCTGTCTGTGCTACAAAGACATCAGCGCAGAGGAGTACGAGTCATGGTCGCGCCGCCACAAGGAGGCGCAGGTGGTGTTAGCCGACAGGGAGGGAGCTCTAGACCGGGTGTATGAAGAGATCGAGAAGGGCCTCATG CTGATTGGAGCCACAGCGATTGAGGATAAACTTCAAGATGGAGTTCCAGAGACTATCGCTAAACTGGCCAAAGCTGACATCAAGATCTGGGTGCTCACTGGAGACAAGAAAG AAACTGCTGAGAACATCGGATACTCCTGCTCCCTGCTGACTGACGACATGCAGATCCACTATGGAGAAGATGTCAA TGAGAAGCTGCGAATGCGCCAGAGCACCAGGAGGAGTGAACCCCCAAGCCGTCGCCCTGGGAAGAGGAAGCCAGCGGAACCTTTCTTCACCGACCCAGGAAAGAATGCTCTGATCATCACCGGAGGCTGGCTG AATGAAATTCTGTATGAGAAAAAGAAGAAGCGGAGGCGTCTGCGTCTACGGCGTCTGGGCAGACAGCCCCCTCCTTCTAGCCCTCAGGATGGACAGCCCATGAACGACtgggagaaggagcagagacag GTTGACTTTGTGGACATGGCGTGTGAGTGCGAGGCCGTCATATGCTGTCGAGTCACTCCCAAGCAAAAGGCTAATGTGGTCAGTCTGGTAAAGAAGTACAAGAAGGCCGTGACCCTGTCCATCGGAGATGGCGCCAATGACGTCAACATGATCAAAA CGGCAGACATTGGTGTGGGCATCAGTGGGCAGGAAGGCATGCAGGCTGTCATGTCCAGTGACTATGCATTCGCCCAGTTCCGCTACCTAGAGCGTCTCCTGCTGGTGCACGGCCGCTGGTCCTACATTCGTATGTGCAAATTCCTGCgcttcttcttctttaagaaCTTTGCCTTCACGCTGGTCCACTTTTGGTACTCCTTCTTCAGTGGTTACTCCTCCCAG gtgGCGTATGAAGACTGGTTCATCACTCTGTATAACCTGTGTTACAGCAGCTTACCTGTGCTGCTGGTGGGCcttctggaccag GACGTTAACGATAAATTAAGCCTGCGGTTTCCCAAACTGTACCTGCCCGGCCAGCAGGGGTCTCTCTTCAACTACAAGAACTTCTTCATCAGTCTGTTCCACGGCATCTTTGTGTCTCTGCTCATCTTTTTCATCCCCTACGGAGCCTTTCTGCAGACCATGGGCCAGGATGGGGAGGCTCCCTCAGACTACCAGTCCTTTGCTGTGGTCACCGCCTCTTCCCTCATCTTCATTGTCAATCTACAA atTTCCCTGGACACCTCTTACTGGACATTTGTCAACTGTTTTGCTGTATTGGGCAGCATCGCCATCTATTTTGGTATCATGTTTGACATCCACAGTGCTGGCATCCATGTTATCTTTCCCGCCTTCTTCACCTTCACCG GAGCAGCGTCCAATGCGCTGCGACAGCCCTACCTTTGGCTCACCATTGTCCTGACTGTGGGTATGAGCCTGCTGCCTGTCATCTGCATCCAGTTTCTCTACAAGACCATCTGGCCCTCAGTGGGGGACAAG GTCCAGAGGAACAGGAAGAAGTATGAGCAGGAGCTGGAGCGTGAGGAGCGAGAGAAGGCACCAGCATTCCAAAGGGGCCGTCGTTCCCGCAGGTCTGCCTATGCCTTCTCCCACTCACGTGGATATGCAGACCTCATCTCCTCTGGTCGCAGCATCCGGAGGAAACCCACTGGGAGAGGCACCACCCTGCAGCACAGCATCCGTGAGATACCCCACGCAGAGAACATCTGA